A genomic region of Streptomyces rimosus contains the following coding sequences:
- a CDS encoding type I phosphomannose isomerase catalytic subunit: protein MNWYPMRLTTPVKQHVFGGRAIPERLGRAGLPDGPVAETWEVSDVEGEHAHVLNGALAGHTLRELALGHPDELVGRGWRGPRFPLLTKFIDAHRPLPVHLHPDDTAAREQEGEPNGKTEAWHILYAPPGTTALAGVRPGVDHDRLRQALLGQDFDAVLRRLPVHAGQTLYVPGGTPHSFGPGTLVYEIEQTSDLQQHAMRHRMEDGAPIDDGQWRANIEALLREWRPEHRPDFHPGLRLPSEGGVARRMLCAGPYFALENWRVRAPGSAVPAFDTCVVLSNIGAATEVTCGAVRESLGPAETLLLPAATVSGVRIHGPADVLLGYLPDLERDVRAPLLAAGHSPGAIAALGEGLG, encoded by the coding sequence GTGAACTGGTACCCGATGCGGCTGACCACCCCGGTCAAGCAGCATGTCTTCGGCGGCCGGGCCATCCCCGAGCGGCTCGGCCGGGCCGGGCTGCCGGACGGGCCGGTCGCGGAGACGTGGGAGGTCAGTGATGTCGAGGGCGAGCACGCCCATGTCCTGAACGGGGCGCTGGCCGGGCACACGCTGCGGGAGCTGGCCCTGGGCCACCCGGACGAGCTGGTCGGCCGGGGCTGGCGCGGGCCCCGGTTTCCGCTGCTGACGAAGTTCATCGACGCCCACCGGCCGCTGCCGGTCCATCTGCACCCCGACGACACGGCGGCGCGCGAGCAGGAGGGCGAGCCGAACGGCAAGACGGAGGCGTGGCACATCCTGTACGCGCCGCCCGGCACCACCGCGCTCGCCGGGGTACGGCCCGGGGTGGACCACGACCGGCTGCGGCAGGCACTGCTCGGCCAGGACTTCGACGCGGTGCTGCGGCGCCTGCCGGTGCACGCCGGTCAGACTCTGTACGTACCGGGCGGTACACCGCACAGTTTCGGGCCCGGCACCCTCGTGTACGAGATCGAGCAGACCTCCGACCTCCAGCAGCACGCGATGCGCCACCGCATGGAGGACGGGGCCCCGATCGACGACGGGCAGTGGCGGGCCAACATCGAGGCGCTGCTGCGCGAGTGGCGGCCGGAGCACCGGCCGGATTTCCACCCCGGGCTGCGGCTGCCGTCGGAGGGCGGCGTGGCGCGGCGGATGCTGTGCGCCGGGCCGTATTTCGCGCTGGAGAACTGGCGGGTCCGGGCGCCGGGCTCCGCGGTGCCGGCGTTCGACACCTGTGTGGTGCTCAGCAACATCGGCGCCGCGACGGAGGTGACGTGCGGGGCGGTACGGGAATCCCTCGGCCCCGCCGAGACGCTTCTGCTGCCCGCCGCCACGGTCTCCGGCGTCCGCATCCACGGCCCCGCCGACGTGCTCCTCGGCTACCTGCCCGACCTGGAGCGCGATGTCCGCGCCCCGCTGCTCGCGGCGGGCCACTCCCCCGGGGCGATCGCCGCGCTGGGCGAGGGGCTGGGGTAG
- a CDS encoding CsbD family protein, which produces MTADKKASSKAERAKGAVKENVGRAVGNERMTAEGRAERAKGDIREAGEKAKDAFKR; this is translated from the coding sequence ATGACCGCCGACAAGAAGGCTTCCAGCAAGGCCGAGCGCGCCAAGGGCGCCGTGAAGGAAAACGTCGGCCGTGCGGTCGGCAACGAGCGCATGACGGCGGAAGGCCGCGCGGAACGCGCCAAGGGCGATATACGCGAGGCCGGTGAAAAGGCGAAGGACGCGTTCAAGCGGTGA
- a CDS encoding VOC family protein: MRVIAFDHLVLNVADAERALGFYCGPLGLEPVRVEEWRAGKVPFPSVRVSPTTIIDLLEGDRGESNVDHICLVVEPLDWQEVIDSGALTVVDGPGQRFGARGNAQSVYVRDPDGNTVELRWYPQDQEA; this comes from the coding sequence ATGCGCGTCATCGCCTTCGATCACCTGGTCCTCAACGTCGCGGACGCCGAGCGCGCCCTCGGCTTCTACTGCGGTCCGCTGGGGCTGGAGCCGGTGCGCGTCGAGGAGTGGCGCGCCGGGAAGGTGCCGTTCCCCTCGGTACGGGTGAGTCCGACCACGATCATCGACCTCCTCGAAGGCGACCGGGGCGAGTCCAACGTCGACCACATCTGTCTGGTCGTGGAGCCGCTGGACTGGCAGGAGGTGATCGACTCCGGTGCCCTCACGGTGGTCGACGGACCCGGGCAGCGGTTCGGCGCCCGGGGCAACGCGCAGTCCGTCTACGTACGGGACCCGGACGGCAACACGGTCGAACTGCGGTGGTACCCGCAGGACCAGGAGGCGTAA